CCATCTCACCCCTTTAGaggtagagaaactgaggcacagaaaggttatgTGACTCACCTATAGTTGCACAATtcaaggaaaaatagagaaaagaacaaatatgtCCTtctccctggctcatgctctgGGCCCTAGACTATGTTTTTTATCATGTTGGGTACGtttgaaatagatttatttaCATGATCATTGTTCTACTGAGTATCAACTTTTTACTAGACAACATTTTTTTATGTAACataaagttacatttttaaaaatataattatcttgTTGCATTTAATAGCATGTGAGAAATGTGtatgaaaataaacaagtagTGAAACAGGCCAAATTCTCGTTCTCATTCCTATAATTCTTAatcttttcaagtatacaatggAGGTATAAGAATCTGGCCAGATGGGAAAAATCACCTAAAAGCTAAAGGACCGACCCTTAAAATTCATCACCAGTACAATTGTGAAGTGGAAGTGAGGAATACAGAAAATTGAGGTATTTTATATGATAAACTGTTTCATGGTGTGACTGGTGTGCAACTggatcttttctctttccaactCAAGTTAAGACCTCTAGCTATGAATATgagtaaaacatgaaaaaataacacAGACATGTCCTTGGGAAGAAGGTCGATACTAAGTTGTTAATATTACGTTTTTTGGTCCCTGAGAAGGCGGAACACCAAGATTCCATCTAATCCTGCTCAATGGGTGAACTGCTTCCTTGGTGTCAAACACAGTGAGAAGGACAACTCCTTCAGACCACTGGAATCAACCAGGCAACTGTGAACTGATCTAAACTAAAGCATTTTTCTCTCCACAGTTTCCTACTGGGTATGAGAGGCCTAAGTAAGGATCAAGTAGACATCAGAAAAGAGCAATGGACATGGCTCTGTAGACAGTCGGAGCACTTTCTCTGCTCTTCTAGATTAGGTGAGAAAGGTATCATCTCTCAACAAGAACTAGGCAGTTCATCAACACCTTGGTCTCCATGGACCAAGTGCTTGTCCATACCTAGGAGACAATGCATCTCAGTGCTTTACAAATGTCTAGGAACTAGCTTCTGGAAGTGAACACAGTATTTACAAAGAGAGGAGCTgtcaaggaagaaggaagaggggtgACTACACACATTAATAGTATTCTCTTCTATCAGACATGAaacccaaagaaaaagaacaaagaccaaCCTACTACAGCTGGCATGAACTTctggaaataaaattgaatataacAAATTGGCTTGAAAAGGAGGAATTGAAAGAATATATCTTATTGCTGAACCAACAGCAGCAAAGTATATTTCACTAATGTTCTAATATGAAAGTACCATAGTGACATCTGACTGAAGAACCATGTGTGGCAAGTAGCAGACGGCCCTTCCTCTCCAGAACCTTCTCTACAGGCATGGAGTAGTCCTCCAGAACAGCAAAATGCTCAGGGTGGTCTTAGTGCTGGGTTTGGGTTAGAATCCTTAATAGGCCTCAATGAGCAAAATAAGAAAGcaatctttttaaatgtaaagattcAGATGAAAAACACAAAGCATTGTCCAAGTAGTAGAGCAGAGAAATGACTTAACTATGGTATTGTAGAGAAGCTTTGAAAACAAATAGAcagtaggtatttttttttcttactttttcagagataaaatccaaagaatagtataataatgaaaatgttccatatatatttacttttagagaCAATGAGACCCATTCCCATTCTAGGCCCTCCTCTAAAACTCTCATTTTGAGGCTTTTTTTCCTTGCGATTCCAAATGAATTATGAAAACAtgaatttgtaaaacaaaaacaaaaactattaagTTATATGCTCTATGTCAAACATGAAATTAGGCTATTAGACTGCTGATCATGTCAATTATTTTGAGACTAgagttatacacttaaaaattcaaTCATTAGAACTTTGTTCCACTGGAAGGAAAGCTGGGCATCCTATCAAAATAATCTGCTAATCTGGGAGAATCTAACTGTTCCAGAACAAATCACCCTTAAGAGACCAGCTATTACtactttcagattttgttttactCTAAAAAATCAGAGGTGATCATCCAGAAAATATCACCTCTGAATATCCATGGTAtaattatgaattaaaatataatgaggAACACTAATAGATGAATTTAAACTTAGCTTCACCTATAAATTGtaacaaaataaacaagataatttccATAAGACATATGAACTTTCTCAGTGTACTTGTGTTACCacatatattcttttaatatcttaAACTGTTTatctaggaaattatttttatgttcaaaAATATACTGATATTACCATGTGACATTTTTGAGAGCATAGTTCAGTAAATTAAGGCTTGCATTCCTAAAAATACCTgatgataaaaaaacaaaccttcaaGAGCTGACAAAAAGAGTGAGGGACTCTTTGAGTATTTATTAACTATCAGTTAAtataagattaaaaatttttttaaacagttttgttGCTGCTCTCAGTTCACTAATCCCTGACAACCCACATCATCATATGTGCTTTTAATTCATAAAGGTGTTCTTCACTCTATGTTAaactatcctcattttatttagtttttttgtttaatattttagggAACAATTTCTTTGGCCTTTAGAGATGTTCTTTTTGcctgaaaaaacatttttccctTAGTGAGTAACTTCAATTGGTTATTGTTAAATTTGATATTCTAGTTCACCAAATCACCTCACCCAATCCCATCTTCCAACTTGACACAGTTCACTATTTAGGTAAAATACTGCACATGAAGTACATGATATCTTAATGAAATAATTTGCATCACTTTGTGCTTTGCTCCCATTTAATATACACAGAAAGTTACTAAAAACAGATGATCTCTTTGATCCAAATACTGGCATAATTCGTGGCTACTTTGCATTTCAGAAGCTTAATTAGAGGTTGGGTGAAGAACTCTAGGGTACTCTGCCTTTTCAAACAACAGGGAGATGGCTAAgttaattgcttttctttttcctagaaattctttttaaaacttagtaTATGTGTTCTAATTTGCAGAAAGTCTGAACTACACTGTGTCCTTTAACCTATTCCTGTATTATAGGGAACTCGATATATGTGCTATTGAACTCTCTCAACTAACACCCTGTcaagtaatttatttcttctcaatGGCCACAATACTCACTGAAAGAGAACATGGATATATTTGATACTGGGTCCAAGGTACATAgactgaatgtaaataaaaataccttatgTTACCTTAAGTCAATTGTCTTTAATTGGATAATAACTTCATGCTAAAAGGGTCAATTTGctcttctgtgtctttcacaTTGACTTTCTTCCAACAAATGACTATATTGTTATTTCTAACTGCtttacacatttatatttagGATAGTGAAATATTAAAGTATAATCAAAGAGTTATTCTAATCTAAAAGAATATACATGTATTATTCATCAAATTAAGTGAAGAGTTCTAGTGATAAAAGGCACTGAAATTGATTTGAGCTATTGAAAGTCAGCCTATAAATGGAACTCTGCATCATGTCCACCTATTCTCTctctattttcaattaaaatatcttggagtggggggtgggagagtcAGCTCATTAGAggattaaaaacaattaaatgtaTATACTTCTTATATGGATGAGGTACCTGAATGTTATACATGCCTAATGCAAAATAACACAACTACAGACACATTTACTATATACCCAGACTTCAAGACAACAATTTCTCCCATTTCCAAAGTAATCTTTTAAGTAAGAGTATCTGCGCCCCTGCAAAGACTAATCAGAAAGAGCCCATCTTTATTTTGTACtgaataatgttaaaatattttaaaagcaaagagtATTCATGAAAGCTTCCAGGTTAATGGCAAAGAACATGAGATTCCTCTCATCGGAGAGAGATGATGCCCAGGCAACCATTTAGCAACTTCAGACTGCAGAGGGCTGGGCCCCCACCCTGGTGCTGAGTGATGCTCCCCACTGTCCATCAGACCACCCATTAATATGCAAGCAATACCATTGATTAGGGTCTCTTCCACTTCACATCAAATTAGGGCCAGAAACAACATCCATTTCCTATTCTTGAGCCACTCAACCCCCTGTTGGGTTCTAGTCTGTTTTCATATTAGATTTGTTCATCTCCCCAAGGTTGAAATTGAACTCTTTGAACACCTGTATAAGGACAATCCCAACAGAGACGGTGGTGAACCCACAGGCCATACCCAGGAAGTCCACTAGGCCCACATTGCTCCATTCCCGAAAGAGGATGGCCGATGCTAGCAGGACAAGGGTGGTGAACACGACGTAGTAGATGGCCCCAAACACAGAGGAGTCGAAGCACTCAAGCGCCTTGTTGATGTACCTGAACTGGACGATGATGCTGCAACCAAGCACAGCCAGGAGCaccaggcacaggcagagggccCGCTGACTAGATGGGTTGTTGTGGAAGATATCTTGGGCCGCCAGCCCGATGCCCTTGGTAGAAGGCACAGTGAAACTCCCCAGCAAGGAGCAGATACTGATGTAGACCATGATGTTGGTGGGCCCATGGGCCGGCGCAATCCAAAAGATGAGCAGCAGCAGCATAAGGAGCACGATGCACAGATAGCCCACAAACACTGGAAAACAGATGATTTTCTTACTTTAGAGTCAGTTCAACAAGACCCAGGCAGATAATGCTCCTGTACATGTGGCCAGAGTGGGAGGTTTCTTAAAGAACATGTGAGAAAGCTGCAGGGGAATTTATGTTGGTGATCAAGGGCAATATACGGCAGATGAAGGCCATAGGCCCTGGGATATAGAGATGGTTTCACACAATCAAAAATCATCCCCTTCTCCTCAAAACTTCTGAATGTCTCCTTGgacttataaatgaaaaatatgcttGTAATTATCAGAGCCTAGAACCCAGTTTATATATGAAAcaaatttttgcatatatttaataTGCACTGAATTTTTCAGAACTTCATCAAGAGTTATTCTCCATTTCAGAGGATCCCATTGCTGATGGCAATACCCTAAGTATTTCAGTTAATAGCCCAACATACCATGAGTCTGTATTTGCAACTGCCAGGGTCTCGGCGACTCCACATGGAGTGAGGTCTGCTGGCTTTAGTATGTTTTCTGTAGTCGTACTTgagcattctattttttttttaagattttattcatctac
The Canis lupus baileyi chromosome 2, mCanLup2.hap1, whole genome shotgun sequence genome window above contains:
- the NIPA1 gene encoding magnesium transporter NIPA1 isoform X2; translation: MAVGQIGNFLAYTAVPTVLVTPLGALGVPFGSILASYLLKEKLNILGKLGCLLSCAGSVVLIIHSPKSESVTTQAELEEKLTNPVFVGYLCIVLLMLLLLIFWIAPAHGPTNIMVYISICSLLGSFTVPSTKGIGLAAQDIFHNNPSSQRALCLCLVLLAVLGCSIIVQFRYINKALECFDSSVFGAIYYVVFTTLVLLASAILFREWSNVGLVDFLGMACGFTTVSVGIVLIQVFKEFNFNLGEMNKSNMKTD
- the NIPA1 gene encoding magnesium transporter NIPA1 isoform X1, whose product is MGTAAAAAAAAAAGEGARSPSPAAVSLGLGVAVVSSLVNGSTFVLQKKGIVRAKRRGTSYLTDIVWWAGTIAMAVGQIGNFLAYTAVPTVLVTPLGALGVPFGSILASYLLKEKLNILGKLGCLLSCAGSVVLIIHSPKSESVTTQAELEEKLTNPVFVGYLCIVLLMLLLLIFWIAPAHGPTNIMVYISICSLLGSFTVPSTKGIGLAAQDIFHNNPSSQRALCLCLVLLAVLGCSIIVQFRYINKALECFDSSVFGAIYYVVFTTLVLLASAILFREWSNVGLVDFLGMACGFTTVSVGIVLIQVFKEFNFNLGEMNKSNMKTD